atattttaaggtggTCAGTTACAGTGTGCGATCGCATACCATTCCTAGCCAAGCCTGCgtatacttttatgtataactttttttattatacaattataattGTGTGTTCACAGATATATGCACATTAAGCTTATTTGAATAAGGTGTTGACTCTATACATGGAATGTCTGTGGTTCCAATTCTACCCttgtccatttttttaaattgtttttttaaataccattggtcatatatttgctttttaactttggcttacttttcttttttgtatttaacaatCTCTTTGTTGTATCTTTTTGAATGATACACTTCTTTTCAAATCTAGGTTTCTTATACCATTTAAGTCTTTCAGTGTATTTCATGTCTACACATCTTTCATATAACCTTAATTGTTTCATATTATCTTTCTATTCCTGTGCGTTTTTTATCTACAATCTTTTAGTGCTTTTTAGTTTTGGATAcctgttgttttttaacattcgGCTCTGTTCGTATAGTTCTACCTACCCTATCTTTTTTGGTCTACAATATTATTGGTgaacaattattaatattaattattattaattgttgtgcaattattaatgataattgttaataattgtttacGTATATTTCATCAGTAAGTAGTAGACCAAAAGGGAGGAGGTGGGTTGGAACAGAAAAATATGGGAAGAGATGGGATTCATACCGCGAACATTCCATGTTTGAAATAAACACTTTATCCAAATAAGCTagtaaatatagttatataataaaaaaagttatatgcaAGAGTATATGCATGCATTTTATAGATGCTTTCAAATAGGGACAGTATATACTTGTTAccttaaagttataaaaatattttttacaaacagatagcaatttataattatgctttcctctttaaaagaaacaaataaattttaggaATATCATTCTATTTAATATTGACTTTaagctgtttattttttttttttttttttttaatttgccttATCCAATTTTGATGCTAAAAATAACcactcaaaaaaatatatatataaaagcagtatacaaattgtttaagttgtaaactttttattaattttttttctatttaagtttattttagtttcctattttgttagttttactttctttttttttgagctaTAGTTTTTTCTGCTAAGTATTAATGAAACacctaatatataataaaacctGCCGTGagcaagttgtctaaaataaaatacttattcatagatatgcaaaacaaaaaactgcATGCATTTTCAAGAAAGGCTTGTATGGcctaatattttatcaataaatgcCACATAAACgacattaaaagatattttaaatattccaaGCATTTTCAATAAGATCATCCACTAGAAGAGTCACTGGAGCTATATCATGTTTTTTGTTGGCTTTTTGCCACTGATTAAAGGTGATTTCTTCCATGCTGTGTTTAtcaaacaaagttataaaatactcttttagtGTGTTGGTATCTCAGCAGTTATAGCAACTGTGCAGCATGCAGTCTTGATTTGTTAAGTCATATACAACTAATGTCAAGAGATCTCTATAGTCTGAAATATCTGgtatttttaatgctaaaagttTTGCATTCTGGTGGTACTCACAAACACATACTAAGTGGAGAcctgaagaaaaaacaaaacaattttttttatttttatttttctaatttactcctaacaaggctgcaaccacttttaagttgggagttactagaaaacaaagaatagacaggggctattctagaccctTTTTGACAGAGCTGGCCATATTTCGGCAGCATCCAAATTTAAAATGGAGgacttttttttcacatttttatgtaaaacatgaaggtgtgaaaaaaaaatcatgactgtttagatgtttttcatgcaaatgattttttttgttgacaacttttcaacaaaaaaaatcacttgTGTGGTCAGCAGTAGCGTTCGATCGCACGGCATTCCTATCCAAGTCTGTGTATAGtagtttgcagtaaataactgagtgtTTAAGCTAAAATTCACAATCCACTGCAAGCcacaatctgttacagaagtgaggtCGGATTCAAGATTGACTGCCTgttttaagcaatcaaaaagaaaagACTTTTGTCAAGataggagtataaagttgagtcatcagcaaataaagcCACTTCAGATATAAAGTTGTCAGGATGAtcaataatgtagataagaaacaaatcAGGACCAAGGATAAAACTTttaggtaccccagaagttactatAAATggagaagagtgttggcctatGAGGATgacttttataaatactttatcgAAATCTTTAGATGCAACAGCTTATGCCTTACTGCCTCCATCTAATtcataatataattttctaagttattaatttataagaGATCAAAAACCATATTTTCTTAGACTTagattgtctgacagtaagttatttaactcaagatggaatgttagaagtttgttgatcaaagactcaaatagggagaagactgattggacagTAGTCAGAGGGGTCAGAACATTCTACAGAATTTTCAAGAACTGGAATCAAAGATGACATTTTCTAGCAAGCATAAAAACAAGaatcagtcaagcacttattaaacaGTTTAGTGAATTGAAGagagctctggagaacacttttgtaaggCTATGACAGAAAtattgtctggaccacaagccatataaGAGTTTTATTGAGATACAACTAGCTACAGAAGTTGGAGAGATTTAAGTTTCTAGCAATGGGTTCACCTGTTTAACTGGATTAACAGGAAAAGTATGGTAATAAAATTCAAGagccaaattaaaaaaaagttctttgcaaatagtttagCCTTATCTTTGGGAGAGATAATAAGATCATTCCCATGAATTAGAGATGGAATATTAGAAAAtgaaatcttcaacagcatctTAACTTTGTTAAtgatgctgttgaagatttccttaaagtctctagagcctaacttctgagattTAATACAGATTTAGTAAACTTggaataatggagcttagcatcaggcagtacctttttacattgatttctttcaatgataaaataatatttgctctcaaaaaagttgttctttagaaattgatggaaaaaaaaaagataacaattaGATATAAcagctgcacaagaaggtgaaaaccatggagtagaatgaggcttggtggcaaaggaaattttaatgaactcttaataaagttgttttatattaactaatataagtctttttttgaatatgttGCCTTTTACAATCAACTTGCATTGAAACATAGTATGTCATACATGGACACTTTTAAGAGTAATTATCTAATTAGTAGCATTCACCaacttgattttttactttCCCATAgatctttttgttatttttatattttagatggTTCTGCCATGGTTATGCTTTGCATTTGTTTCAAATATCACGCAGCTTTTACCATTTTTAGGGAagcaaaaaatagttttttatataactaatgTTTCAACTTACAGGAACCAAAGTCAGTAATgtaattttttctgattttaaagaaacatcAAATTTGCTTTAATTAATTCCAGCGTACTTTATGAGCTACTAGTTTTAAAGATGAACAACCAAGgcaaattaatgttttaattaaagttttcttttaaatgtctcACTAAAATCATTATCTTTATGCTTCCataattttcctaatttttttgaaaatacaatatttttaaatattatgtacaaAGCTTATGGCCAGGTATTAAATCAAACTCCTACGCAACAGCAATACTGTTTAGGCTGACAGATtctaaaaagtaacaaaatgataaaatgttaaataagccattatcttttcaaaaattaattaaagtcattttattttaaatacttttaccCATTGTTTACTTGAATTTTACACattgtttactttatttgaactattttattcttttgtatttacttaactttaatttgttactcaatacttttattattgatttacaaaataaaatccttATCAAAGTTATCTATTGGTTTAAATTGATTatcttaatcaattttaaataatttgttttgattatattaatgttattttgtttatttaatatataatgtatCTGGTAagcaacattttaataaattcaataaagcttaattcaaaataaagtttatgaaTAACGATTTTAAATTTACCAACCAGTTAAATTAAACatctattaaattaaatgtcaatattttataataaaaatttaacaatttatcaaGAATCTGTTACTTCTACTATAGattatagaaattaataattaataaatattttattttggttgaagaaaaaaaaatgttgtagcAGTTGgtaaactaaacaaaattaaaacaaagttattgtttaaataaaaataaacaagataaaaatatgCAATAGTGTGACCAGCATCTTCATTTTTATGTAGATGAATGcctttaataaatgtataataaccaattaaaaataacattatcaataagaaacaattttaaaaatctaacttttctttttatttctttttacatctttgcttccaacaagtctgcaagcaaccactataagagttggaagttccTGGAATAGAAAAGATGAAatttgtagagcaagataacaattgacagacgacttaaaagattgcaaattatatgacttatatatatattttttaaacttatatatttttttaaacttatatatattttttagaacaatACGAATTTTTAAAGCATACTTATTGATCATGATATTTTCACATATTATTAATTGTGTTACTTTTACATATTACTTACATTTATCATCTATTTgatttgtataatttaaatcaaataaataataatatgtaagtCTGAAAATAATcctaaaatttgttaaaaacgaGTTCTGCAAATAAAATCCCAAAaccaaaaatactattttaactttttgggtttagtgaaaaataatccaaataaatatgatttcactgtaaataaaaactttaatgtactaaaaaatagaacaaattAGAAAAGCGGTATTCTTAGTTTAatacaattttcattttatcaaaaatctaCAGTTTAACTGAAATGTCTAATGTAGcacaaacctttaaaaataggGAAAACCCAATCTAATTTCataatcttgttaaaaaaaaactctgtgaaaagcatttattattcaaactagatatttttataacagaaaaaaatatgcCAATTCATGGAGTTAAAAATAACCTCTTGACTGGAAGTATAATGGCaaaacaacaaatgtttttttgttaatatcttaataaataatttattttggtaaGTTTAACTCCAAACCTTTTTTCTgatgtttatttacaaaataaataaataaataaataaagatttattagaacaagttaaaaaaaaaataaaaaaatacatgttctaaaggacaTACAGGTCCAATAAATAGACACTGACATTATGCCcttaaataagaaaacaaagtaCATAGGaacaaatatagtttataatagaaACATTCAAGAtttcattcatttactttatagACACATTGTTTATCGAAATTGCacgattttattttatttttaaaaatacaaatgttatcAGCATTTACAGCTTCTGATGTCAGATTATTCCAGATATTTACAACTCGTTgagaaaaacaatatttgcgaATGTCAAGTTGACATTGTTGCTTTCGAATCCTAAAAGTATGACCAGgggtataattattattgttaatttcgaaaaacaagtttttatctATGCAAACCAAAGTATGCATAATTTTGAAACATAAGACTAAATCATGTTTTAAACGTCTGAGTTTTAGAGAATCCAAACCAAGCAACTGTAAACGGCTAGAATAGCTTAAACAACTaatattagcaattttttttgtgaatcgtttttgaatattttcaatagatttaattAACATAGTTTGGTGTGGCGACCAAACTGGAGagcaatattcaataattagtcTTATATAAGTGGTAAATGCACGTACTAATATAATAGGATTGcgagttttaaagcattttaagaTTTGGTATGCTCTAGTATTTGCTACATGAATGACTCTGGCAATGTGTTTTTTGTAGTTTTGGCGGGAGTCCATAATTACTCCAAGATCTTTTGGGTTAGATGACCAAGCTAGAATACAATCACCAAACttgtaattaaaactaataCCATGCAATGGAGAAAGTGCTATTCTGTGTGCAAAACATTTCTTGCTGGCAATTGCCAAATATCCGACCAAATAATTATTCTATCAAGAGCAACAGTTAAATCGTGGCTATGATTCATATCGCAATACGAACTGTATAACTTtaaatcatcagcaaaaagttttattgtacATTCAAGTTTGTTTACTACAGATGATGagtcatttataaataataagaaaaaagttgatCCTAGCACACTAACCTGAGGTACACCACTTACAATTCGAATCGGATCTGATAAAGCACTACTAATCTTTACCTGTTGAGATCTTTCTGTGAGAAATGCAGTGATCCACTTTAAAAGGTTACCACGAATATTGTATaatgaaagtttaaatattagtaatcaTTAATTGTACTCAAAAACTCGAAATcccaatttatttttgataaatataactCAAGGCTCTTAAAATCAGCATTAGAAAAGTCGTAGAAAGATTCTGGTTTATTTTCACACTGGTTGAAATTGTtcgtatttgtaaaaaattggaCTGTGTTATGGTCGCTAGTGCTAAAAGGACACTAAACAGATATATCACTTATAAGAGAActgttgtttgaaaaaacaagatCAAGAAAATTCATATTGTGCGTGGGTTCTTTAACAAATTGGTGCAAACCGAGTTCGTTTACcaaatttaagaatatactatgaCACTTTTCATTTGGTGAGACATATTAGGCCAATCCATTTTAGGTAAGTTGAAGTCACCAACAATAATAATCTGCGACACCGAGTAacacaaattataaataattgaaatcaTCAATTCAAGATAAGCAACATCTGTTATTGTATAGAAAGGTGGACGATAGCAAGTTACAAGACGGAGTTACTGAGATCCGAAAATCATATCAACACAGATGATATCAATATCAGTATCTGTTTGCTTAATCTGcactttttctactttaatgTCATTTCTACAGTAAATTGCGACTCCTCCGCCAATTTTAATACGGTCTTTGCGATAAATTGAGTAATCTTTAGGACATAAAATAgcgttaaaaagtttattattgaaaaatgtcTCACACACACAGATTACAGCCGGTTTTGTAGCCTcagcatataaataaaactcATGAAGTTTATTGGCAAGGCTTCTTGCGTTAAAAAGacgaaaagaaaatttttttatttgaatttttttgtaaagaaaggCTGTCATtgttattgaaattaatttgttgttagcaatattttttcaacttattttttcatttttaacttttttggttaTTTGATAAATCGAGTTATTTTTGGAcgaaaatttattgttaattgaCATATAGTTAAAACCAACAGAAGTTAATGATTCGTAACAGTTCAGATTTGATTCctgttatttgaaattaattgctACTTGTTGATTTTAACAACTCTGTTGTTACGTATTCCATAATAATAAACCAAAGGTTttctaaatttagttttttgctctcaccttttaataatttgacATTATACCTTTTGGCTTCAGTTAAGTCAGGGTTGATAAAAACATTGCTAAACCTGCTTgaactttttaagattttcgcagctttttttttttcgcagtgattattatttttttgcaactgctGAGATTCTTAATCAGTTGGTTGTACTTATGATGTGGTGTTGTACATATGACATGATATTGTTGTGGATGTATAAATTAGGCatttaactttaaagttaaGCACCCAGCATTTTTCATCTTCCTTTTGTAAAATGAGCTGTTAGCTGATTGGTAGGTagacaaaaatcttttttatatcatttatatcatGATTTTTATATCATGTTTACTTACATCTTTAGCCATCTCTACCCACTGAAATCCATCAATGTTTAATAAATCTTGTAATCAAGCTTTCTAAGAAGCACACATaaatatcttttctttttttttttttttaattttatttaggtgccccaagaagtccttacagtcttatcacagagcaccgtggatgagcatttaattggaagttcacgcctccttcctaaccgatgtcgcaaaacttgcccagaggtgggtttGAACCACAGATCCTTTGTTTttgaggcaagtgtgctaccactgcgccacggctgctctaagAAGGCGCTTGTGATCGCAcgccttatatgaccacgcatatagtattttgttttgataaccTGGCCACAACTCCTTGCATGTTTTACATTTACCCCTTTTAAAAAATGCGCTGAATAAACCAAGGttaacttaaactaaaattaaaaattaaaaaaaaaaattaactggaaagagaaataaaaaactaaaaaaaaaagcaagcgtaaataaaaaataaaaaattttatcgaATGATAAAATGAATAGAAAAAACAAcgacacaaaaaataaaagcataaaattaatatatatttttattttaatttaaaagtcacTGCAAAAAGTACAGAAAAAATCgaagtttcaaagttatttaatccaaaataatcttaattacttcgaaacttaattatttaaaaattaaaaaacttttataatttctaatgtctacaaagcaaattaaacataaaaaaatgttatctattTGACACAATGTAATCAACCTTTGCgctacataaaataataaaaaatataaaatttagccaatcattaaaaaacaaaacaaaccaagtcagattttaaagtttttattttctaaaagtataCATAGTATACGTACTATTTAAGaaagaaagtattaaaaaaagaagcgtAAAACTAACTTGTTCAAAGATTAATAGCTGTTAAAGACAATGAAAAATATCTTAGCAAAGTAACCCACTAGTTAAATAGTATTTTCTCAAGAGTTGTGTAAGATATTATTCTGAAATTTTGGGACATCCTTTTTTCATACTTATGTAAAAAATCATGAATTGTCAGCATAATCTAAAATAGTCCATGAAGAACCTTTCTTAAAAGTTTTCTACATTTGCACAGCTGGCACACCTTGTTTTCTTGACCCATAGTCATTGGGAAATAAATTAAGAATGGACTAATTTAGTGTCTTAAGGgtgattttttgttgttgttgtttttcttgATGATTTTATATGGAATTGCTTACTTGCTAATAAACAGGCgagtaaagttgtttttaaaaactggatgcattttattgtttaaagtttattttcaggTTTGAATCTGAGATTTCTGGAAACTTGCCACCTCCTCCAAAAATACCAATGCTTCGTCTGCCAACATCAACACCTAGTTCTCAACCATCAAGTTTTAGTCTGCCTGCAAAACCACCTAACCCACCACCTAGGATGCCAACATTTCCtccaactttaaataatcacatGTTTCATGGACTACCATCAATGGATGGTCTTCATCCTCCAGGAATAATGCCTCCTCATTTAATGGTTCCTCCTATGATGCCTCCACATATGATGATGCCTCACAGTGGTATTTATAccttagattttttaaaagcaatgtaAAAAAGGTAATATGTTAATACCTATAATTATACTTGTTTTAGGACCTTCTGGACTTTTGCCTCCAAGTATGATTATACCAAATTTTGACAAAGATCGTCGTGATGGTAAAAAAggaatgaaaaaagaaaaaaaaaaaactgttgttcGTGTTGCAGGTGGTACTGTTTGGGAAGACAGCACATTACTTGATTGGGATCCAAGtaagtttttaactataattgTTCAAAAATGTAGACACTAGAAAAGGAATTAGGTAGCTTGTACTTATTAGGTAAGAGATTGGTAAGAACGTTCTAATGAGGTAATGGGATGCACCTTTTAATTTCTAAGAATAATTGTTTCaagaaatttaaagttatttcaacatgtttttttttactattggaATTTGCAATTAATATTTTCTGTAAGTTTCAAGGAATTCATAATTAACTTTATCGCTGAAAAGATTGCTACTGTTAGCCATGGATATCTTGTAAGTTTTCTTATGTTAAAGCTAAGATCAGTCGCTCCCCATCCtgttaaatatgcttttttatatcCAAATGGgtgtttaaaaatctttacatttttagatttattgtatgtgataaattattttttagacgA
This genomic interval from Hydra vulgaris chromosome 01, alternate assembly HydraT2T_AEP contains the following:
- the LOC100199104 gene encoding RNA-binding protein 42; this encodes MEDKRKRDLEDEMSRFESEISGNLPPPPKIPMLRLPTSTPSSQPSSFSLPAKPPNPPPRMPTFPPTLNNHMFHGLPSMDGLHPPGIMPPHLMVPPMMPPHMMMPHSGPSGLLPPSMIIPNFDKDRRDGKKGMKKEKKKTVVRVAGGTVWEDSTLLDWDPNDFRIFVGDLGNEVSDDALLRAFSKYPSLLRAKIVRDKKTKKTKGYGFVSFKDPQDYLKAMREMNGKYVGNRPIKLRKSSWKERNIGQARKKEKEKKKLGIR